DNA from Castor canadensis chromosome 3, mCasCan1.hap1v2, whole genome shotgun sequence:
GTAGGCTCCATCACAGCTTGAGATCCAGGTTCCTTGCCTGGATCTGCCGCAGTGTGTGGATGCTCTCCCCCACCAGATGGAGCAGCTTCCCTGGTAGAGGTCTGTCCAAGGTCTGACCCCCACCCTCCACCCATACCCAGATGCCCTCAGCCCCAGATAGGCTCCCCCGCCACCCCAGGGCCCCACACTGCTAGAGGAAGTGAGGAGTCCTCACTAGCAGCCCCATGTTCATCGAATGCCAGAAAAGCAAGTAGAGGGCAGCTTTCAGTGGGGCCAGGCTCTTCCCCACGTGGACTGCCCTGAGCCTCCAGGGCTGGATGGGTCAGGCCTGGGTCCCACGGTACTTGAGGAAGGTGGTCTCCAGGAAGGCGGCCAGCTTCATCCGGTCATCCTGCAATGGGGTAGAAAGGCATGGGGAGACGAAGAGGCCAGGCCCACCCTGTCCCCTCCCAGACTGGCTGCACATACTGCCCACCTCATGCAGGAAGCCATAGTGCACCAGCTCTGCGGCGAGGTCCTGGGCACTGTCAGCTGCACCAAGGATGTGGGGTGATGCATGAGGCTATGGCACCACCTGCTGCCAAGGCCCCAGACTGCCACCCGGATCCCCAACCAGCCTACTTGGGAGCAGGTCGTAGGTCAGCTGCCGATGCAGCCTGTCCTCCAGCACCAAAAGCAGCGTAAGCTAGAGCCAGGAGAGTGTGGTTGGGAAGGCACGTGGAAGAGGCCCCACTCTGACTTCACCAACCCCACTCAGGGCCCTGCTCACATGCCAGCGGGCCTTGTCCTCACTTCTTTCCAGGTTGCACTGCATCTGGACCACCTGGGGACAGGGAGGTGATGTCACCCACAAGGGATGGAACTCAGCAAAGAAGCCCCGAAGGAACAGCAGAGATTGGAAGGGAAACAGCTCCAAGGGGGACCCAGAGAACACATCTCACTGCTAGGGGCTTGGTGCCTTAGGGAAAACTTCCTGGAGCAGGCATTGGGCCTGGGTGCAGAAGCATGAATAAGAGCTTTCACTTGTGGAAAGAACACCTTGAAATGGGGGGGATCCATGGGAAGCAGGAGAAAAAGGTTAGCTGGGATGTGGCAGTGCAGAAGTGCAGGACACTAGGTCAACTGCAGGACCAGGCCTCAAGAGCCTGGAGCTAGGGCTGAAAACTCCCACAAGCTCTCTCTCTGGAAAGCCAGAAGCCAGGATGCTTTGACTGTTATGCTATGAACTCAGGATGCATTGTAGAAGGAAGGAAACCAGGAGGAAGGAGGCCAGGCTGGAACAGGTGCAGCAACCAGGTGAGGAATGGAGGTAGCTTGGATCAGGGCTATGGCTACGGGACATAACCAAGGTCAGAGCCTCTGAGCCCAGTGGGTGTGGACATGACCAGGATGAGGAGGGGGCAAGTCTGACCAGGAGGCATCCTTGCAGGAGAAAGGTTTAGGGAAATGTGGGTTCTGAGGGCCTTGGGGAAAACCCCAGGACAAGTAGTAGGAATTAGCAAGCCAAGGGGGTAGAATCTGAGAGCTGGGTGGATAAGATTCCCAGAGGAAGGCTGTTTGGACCAAAGAGGGATCAGGATTGGCAGCAGAGTAGGGAAAGTTTTGCAGGAGCAAGGAATCCTTGTCCCAGGAAGAGGGGTATCTCAGTTTGATCTACAGCCCCAAGCTTCCATAAAGAGGTCATTGTAAATCTGGTCTCTGGCAGCCTGGAGGAGAGCTGGGATTGGAAGAGGCAGATTCCCAGAGAAAAGTACCTGCTATTGGGGTATGAACATGTCTGAGAGTCAGGACAGTACAGCAGGAGTAGGGACTCACCTTCCTGGTTTCTGAGTCAAAGGGTTCTGGCGTTGGGGTCTTTGCCTTCTGGGCCTCCTCGGGGGGTGGAGCCAACACACGAGGCAGCCCCAGGGGCCGAGCAGCCGCAAAATTCATCAATGGGTAGATCCCATTCCTGGGGACACACCAGGGGACGGGTGGGGGGTCAGGCCTGACAGAGCCCATTCCCAACCTCACTCTAGCACTCACCTGACATCCTCTAGGAATTTGTCCAGCTCCAAGAAGGAGACTTCTGAGTACCTGGCATGGGGTGGGAGGCAGATTGAGGGGTGGCTCATTGGGGACCAGATAGGAAGCTAAGAGGAGAGGTCTCTGGGTACCCACTGCTCACCGCCACTGCATCGGGGGCCCATGGGGCTGGGGCATCTCTGCCAAGACTGCATGCAGGTCCATCGCCTTGGTCTTTTCCTCCACCACATTTTCAGGCATGAGGTCTGTGGGCCACAGGAGTGCTCAGGGCAGTGGGACTGAACTGCACGTCCTGCAGCACGTCCCCACCCAAAGCACCTGGCCCACCCTGGCCTGCCTGCCCCTCACACTGGTGCTGGATGAAGCAGTGGGCTGCCAGCAGCTTCAGCGAGTGCACCTCGAAGAGCACGCGGTGGAAGAGGAGGTTGTGGGCAGAGGGCCTGCGGGCTGGGTCCCGGGCCAGGCAGGAGAGGATGAACTCCTGGGGTGTGGAGAGAAGAGGCAGGTGGTGGGTTGGTGGAGGCTCTCTGCTCTAGCCCCACCGTGGGAGGAGAGGAGGTGCCTTGAAGCCCCTAGACTCCAGAGGTTCAATCCCCACACTCTTCCTCTTCAGGGATGCAGAGAAACTTCCTCAGAAATGCACAGAGGGGAAGACATCCCATCAGCAGCCAGGTCAGAACCTGACGCCATGAACTGGAGAGCAGCCAGGCTCTGGGCTTCGAACACTCACGCATTATTTCCCTTGATCCCCATGGAAAGCATGAGCCCCCAGCGGGGTATTCCTTTCAGGAGGCCTTGGTGCAGTGGCTGGTACACCCTCCACTGCACTAATGGTAATTCACTGGCTTGTCTAGAGCATCTCTATGGCCACCTTGGGTACAGTCCCATGGCAAGCTGCTCACCCTCATGTTGGGGTCAGTCAGTGAGTGCCTGGCTCGAGCAATAGCCTCTTCTGTGACCCGAGTATCTCCATTGGCCTGGATCTCCAGTACAGCCATCTGAGGTGCAGGGCCAGGTTGGATATAGGGAGGGGACAAGGCAGATGAGAAAGGGTAGAGCCCATCTAGGAAGGGGCTAACAGGAGTGTGCCCAGTACCTCCAGCGCACACATCCCAAAGGAGAAGATGTCCACGGCAGTCCCATCATTGACCTCTGAAAGGGGGAGAACAAGGCAGGATGGGTAGGACAGATGGACCAGCAGGGTGCCGCAAGCCACTCAGGAACTCACCGCCATACTCTGGTGGGAAGAAGTGCAGGTTCCGCAGTTCCTCACGCTCAGCGCGTATGGGGCTCCGGAGATCATCAGGGAGTGCTAAGGTGGAACAGCAGACTGAGTAGACCGGCCTTTCCAAGGCCCCCACCTCCCCTCCAGAAGCCACACGCACCATTGGAGAAAATGCGGTACCACACTGCGCAGTCCATGGAGGAAAGAGTGAGCATTAGTGCGCCTCTGCTCCCAGCAGATTTCCCAGacccgcccccgcccccggccccgccccaccccgccaGCACCAGAGCCGATCTTGATGAGGCCGTTGTGCTGAATGAAGATGGTGTCGCTGGTCAGATTCCCGTGGATGATAGGGGGGCTGCAGGCGTGCAGGAAACTGCAGAcgtgggggaagggagggcaggaggagcCGGGTCAGAGGGCGTGGGAGAGGTGGGGCGCAGCGGGGCGAGCGCACGGACTAGCCCAGGCCCTCACCTGAGCGCGGACAGGATCTGCGTGCACCAGCGCTTCCAGGCCTGGCGGCGGACGCATGACTCCGTCGGGTGGGCGCGGAGAGGCGGCTGGGCCTGTGAAGCCCGCCCGCCTCCCAGCCCCTGTCCCGAGGCTGCCCTGAGAACCTCCGCCCGTCCCATCCCTGTGCGTAGGGCTCCCGGAACCCCTCCTGTCCCCAGCCCACTCCCCATACCCGGGCGTTCATGGCTTTGTGgttctttttggtctttttgaggaactgcttGAGGCTGCCCGACGACACGTATTCTGTGATGAAGATGACCTGCGAGGCGGGCGGGCGGGCTCGGGGGCTCCGCCATTGCGGGTGGGTTCCCACTGCTGCCCGCCCGGCCTGTGGCTTCACCCCGCCCTACACCGCGCCTCTGGCTCACCCTTGCGCGGGCCTCAGAGGCATCCAGCCAGTACTTGTGCAGCTTGACGATGTTGGGGTGGTCCACCAGCGCCAGCTGCTCAAACATGGTCTGGATCTTCTCCTGGGGAGGGGGGACGGTCACAGGCGGTCACAGGATGGGACTAGTGGGGACAGGGGACGGACCTCACCTCATGGGCCGCGAAGGCCTTCCTGTCTCCGAAGTGGAGCTCGTTCCACACCACTTCTACCCCCTCCTCGGTATCCATGGCCAGAAAGGTGCTCTGGATCCCTGGCATATTCCCCTGGTTCACCTGGGGAAGGGGGGCGGTGTGCCCTGGTATGTGTAGGGGCGAGGGTGAGGACTTGATCCCAGCCCACACCCTTCCTGCGGGGCCAGGCGTGCGCCGCAGGCCTGAACCCGCTCTGTGGGAAAGCTGGGGGCCTGGCCCCCAGGAGCAGAGGGGTGGTATCCTGGGACTGGCCAAGGTTTCAGGGTTCGAGGTGATCCCCAAGGGGCTAGCGGCAGATCTCAGAGAAATGCGTAGGTGGTCCCAGGAACAGACTGGTCCTTAGGGAATGGGGGTTTCTTACCAAGGCATAGGTGCAGGGCCAAAGGGGTCCAAGAGTCGGCCAAGACGTGGGCTTCCAGAAAGAGGCCACCAGGCTTCCCCAGAGCCCCCACGGCCCCGCGTGGCCTCCCGCCTTTAGGCTCCCGGGGGGGCGGCGACACCGCGACCCGCGCCCACCTGCTCCCTCCGCTTTTGCCAGCGGCCGCACGGGCTCTCCTCCAGGATGTCGCTCTCGTCTTCGCTCTCGTCCTCCCGCTCCCGCTCCCGGCCCCGCCTCGGCGTCGGCTCCGGGGCCGCCATGGCTCGGCGGGCCCAGGCCGCCGCCCTCCCCGCGATCCGCCGCCCGGCGCCGCCCGGCTCGCGACCGCCCTGGCCCCGCGCCCGGCCgcccagcccagagcccagcGGAGCCGCCGCCTCCAGCGCCTACTCGGCTCCGGGAATTGGGAGGTGCGGGAGCGCGGCGGGCCGGCTGCGGGCCCGGGGGTGGAGCTGGCCCGCCCCTCCGGAGCCGCCTCTGCGGGCGGGAGTGGCGGTGCAGCTCCCCAGAGAGCGGCCTAGCCCCGCCCCCTCGCCCAGGCCCCGCCCCGGCACAGGGCCCCGCCCCCGACGAGCCCCGCCCACTCCCGCAGAGGCCCCGCCCCTCGGGGCGACTGGATCCCAGGGACCCGCCCGAGCTCCCCTAGTCTGCAGCCACTTTCAGAGCCCTGAGCCAGCCTGCGCGGAGTGCTTCTGCACCTCCCTGGGCTCACGGTGCTCACCTCTCCGCGGCCCAGACGGGAGGCTCTGGGACCCGCCGGTTCTTCCTGCACCACCTTCCCACCACACTCCTGCCACACATCCCGTAGCCCGGCCTGGGGTGGGCCCGCTGTAGAAACGGCTTTGCTCTCTGTTGGCCCCCCGAGGGtctggggtaggggtgggggccGGGGTCAGGGCATCTAGGGGCCATTCCAGCTGCAGGAGGCCCCAAGTGGGGCCAGCTTTCCCCGCCAGTACCCAAGGAAACAGGGAGCCGTGGTGAGAGGGCCACTGAAGGTGGCAGATAAACACAGCAGGCTGCCAGAGTGGGCTTTAATTCATGACTACAAATCTCTCACTGGCCCAGAATTCTGTGCTTCCCTTTCAGAGTGGAAGCTCACCTTCCCACCTTCCAGGATGtcaattttctatcttttctctcCAAGCATACCCCTCTTCTCCCCACTGTGGGGTCCCTGCCAGCAGTGGAACAAACAGGAGGGAGCTCCCTTCATGTGCAGTCCCCCTCACCACACCCTGCAGGGTTCTCACCTAAAATCCCTCTGGACTGCACCCCTGCCCACAGCCCCTCCATCTCACACCTGTCTGGTCCTTCCTCACCTTCACCTCTGCTCTCCAAAGACCCTCAAACTTCAACCCCACAGAACCATAGTGGTTCTGTGGAGTGCTCTCCACTTCCACCCTGCATAGGGGCTCTACTCAGAACCCACTGACCTTGCAAGGTCACTCATCCTAGGTTAGGAGGGTTTAAACCCTGCACCTTCCAGAGACTGGTGCTTGGGGGACAATCTCCAAGACCCTAACATATCCTGTGTGATTTGTGTTTTACTGGAGCCTGGGTCACACCAGATGATCTATGCTACCAATGTGgtgagtggggggggggggcattgGGCCATGTAGTGACAGCTTGACCTCTGGAAGGGCTGGAGCCTGAGGTCTGCCACTCAGGTGATCAACTGACCTATGTGACagaacccaaaaaaacccatgacaCCAAAGCTGGCAGCACTCAAATGCAAGGTTGTGCCCTCCACCTGGAATACCTTCTCACTGTCCTACGGGTCCATTTCCTTTGGGTTTTGACTTACATGTCACCTCTCAGACAGGCCTGCCCTGGTCACCCATCTTAGCCTcacagcctcccccaccccccagcctcatttgtctttttctgtggCATTTACCACCTGATCTGCCTGTGTCACTGCTTTATCCTGCCCTGGAGGGACTCGAACTCCAGAAGGACAGGATGTCTGCTCTTTCTTGGTGCTAAGGACAGTACCTGGCCTGCAGCTGGCCCTCAGCAAACATGTCAGATAGCTGTGCAAGTGTGCAGAGTGCAGGGTTAGGTGGGTGATCTGAGGAGGTAAAACCCTAACCCTTGGTACCTCGGAACACAGCCTTATTTGAAATGACCTCCTTTTGCATTTAGGGTGGCCCTAAATCCAGCATCTGACATCCGCACAAGGGAAAATGAGGCAGCTATGCCACACAGCAGAGATGGAGGGAGGCGGTGTGGGTGTAGGACTTCCTGGATTGCCAGTCACtggcggggaggggaggggccTTGGGCGATTCCCTGGGGGAGCCTGCTACACCTCCAGAGctgtgaaagaagaaaattgtaCTATTTAAGCCGCCCCATTTGTTGCAGCAGCCCTAAACTAATGAAGCTCCAATTGTGAGCAGGAAGAGCAATATCACACGTGAATGACGTAACCACGTGCAGGTGCAGGACGGCACACACTTACCCCTGCAACCCAGGGGGTGCTGCAAGTGCCACCAGCTCACAGCTTGTGGAGGCTGAGTGAGGTGAAGCTTACGTCCTCAGTGACTTCCTCAGCTGGTGCTCCAAATCCTGACcgtcctcctgcccctgccttgTTTCCGTCCACCCCACATTCTGCCAGGCCCTCTACTGTTTACCAGACATTCCCTGGGGGCGCCCTTTCACTCAGGTGTCACCATCAGCTCTCTGAACAGCCACCTGCAGTTTTACCACTCATGGcctccctcctctcccatccTGCAACCTTCTGGGATTCTTTGGGTGTTCCCTTAGGGTCTTTCTGAGCCTCTCCCTCTGGTGGGACATGCAGGTAACGCTCTCTGAATTCCTATTTCCTTCCCCAGGCTGGTGGAAGATAAACTGGCTCTCAGGACTTGGACAAGTGTCCTGGATCGCAGGAATCCCTGGGTGAGAGAAAGCTAGGTGGTAAGAGGAGCCCAGGAAGCCCCCCGGGTCTGCACAATGGACTTGGAGGCTTGCTAGAACACAGCTGTGAAGAGGGGCGGGCCCCTCTGAGATGGGTGACAACACTGTGGCTTCCATTCTCAGTTCAAGGAAGCCAGTGCTGATGTTGTGAGCTGCCCTGGGGAGTCCATGCGGCAAAGAACTGCTCTTTCCAGACAAGAGTCAGTGAGAACTCTGACTAGGCAGCCATCTAAAAGCCTTGTAAGTTTGGAGGTAGATTaaagagatgtgtgtgtgtgtgtgtgtgtgtgtagtgtttaGAAGCACTAATTGGAAATAAAAGAGCAACTGTTTCAAGAGAGATTTCAGAGAGATTAGCAATATATTTAATCATGAATTAATCATGAGAAATAGATACACGAGGCAGCAATATCTAAACAGAAGATAATTGATGCCTGCAACAAGCTTTTCCTCAGTGTATAGGCCCTCAGTAAGGAACGTGTCACCATATTCATCAAATTGTCTAAAGGTTCTGTTGGACATTACAGTTTTAGTCATTCCAAAAACTTGTCAAAAAGACCAAAttgcagctgggcaccagtagctcatgcctgtaatcctaattacttgggaggctgagatcgagcGGATCAAGGTTGGAGGTTAGCCTGGACAGATAGTTCTTGAGACttccatctccaagataaccagagcaaaatggactggaggtgtggcttaagtgtagagcacctgctttacaagcaggaagccctgagttcaaaccccagacccaccccaaagagagagagaaaaccacaCTGCTTGATGCTGAATCTTGCATACGTTGGGCTGAGCTACGAGCAGACCCGACTAGAATTAACCATGACTACTTAGCATTCAATGTGCAGGAACTTGCCAGGGTGAAGATGGGTTTAGATGAGGAAAAGAAAGCTGGGCAggtggtgcaaacctgtaatcccagcacttgagaatttgggaggctgaggcagaaggactgcatattctagggcagcctgggctatatagtgacaacctgtctcaaaaaaacaaaacaaaaagcaacaacagcaaaaagatgaagaaaagaaaccaacacAGTAACTTGGATGGAAAAACATGGCTGTTTCTCCTGTTGCGATGGTTTACAATAGATGctacaatttttttctgatagcactgggatttgaacccagggcctcatgcttgtaaggGAGGCACTCTACAGCCCtgtttcatgttgggtattttctagctAGGGTGTCAAGAACTatgtgcctggactggcctctaactgctatgctcctgatctctgcctcctgaatagctaggattacaggtgtgagccactggtctcCAGccaagttttattcatttttcgaTAGTGACTACAAATGGATGGAACACAACTTATATAATAATTgacaaaatgtaatatttttcttctcattttatttatttatttttttatttgttggaggtaccggggtttgaactcatggctgtGTGCTTGGAGGAGAAGCTCCCTATCACTTAAAACACCCCCCTCCCAtcccttttctcattttaaaaatagttactgtatttttttgtttggccTATCATGATAGATACCATGGACTGGATGACTTAAGtggcagaaattaattttctcacagcCCAAAGCTGGACATTCAAGATCAATGTTAGGCAGGGCTGTTTCTTCCAGAGGCCTCTCTGCTTGGCATGGAGACATCTTCTCCCCGTGTCCTCACACGGTCAaccctctgtgtgtctgtgtcccgATCTCTTCTTACAAAGACACAGGTCAGACTGGATCAGGGTCCACCCTAGTGACCTCACTGTACCTTAATCTCCTCAGAAAACCCCCCCCCAAACACAGTCACATTTTGAGGTACCAAGGATTAGgactttaatatttgtttttttttttcttttgtagttctggggtttgaactcagggccttgaccatGATAGACAGGCcctgtaccccttgagccatgtccccagtcatatttaaatttttgagggaCAGAGTTCAGCCCTTAACAGTTACTTAAAACTATTGTCGATAGTGGATTATTACTTAGAAGGATctttaaaatttagaacatagaattgtttcttttaattctgaCAAAAATGAAATCAACACTAAATCCCTATCAAGATAGGAGATCTTCCTTCtttcagagaaataaaagaaaaccacaCCTGTCAATGATTGCGGCAGTCCCTTGGCCAGGTGTGGGTTGGATAGAAAATGCATCAGCCTGTGCTCAAGTTTACAAGGCAGCTGTAGGACGTCATTGTCAGGCTTACCAGCCTGTGGTGACACCATCGAGCAGGTTATGCTCTTCCAACATCAGGACCTCCCTACTCATCCCTTGTGCAGGGTACAGAACCTCACGGCCTGCAAATCTCCCCAAATGCTGTAAGAACATGTGATATATTTCTAATAAGAACAAACGCCACAGAACCTAAGAGTAGGTGAGGGCAGCTTGTGAGATGTAATCCAGGAAGTTGTTCTGGGTCCATCGTAAATGGGCCCCTGCTGCCCAGGCCCACTTGCTGCGGCTAGCTAGGGCttccttccacccaccccctcTTCCCCACCCAGTCTTCTTTCTCCAGCTCCTGACAAATGTAGAGCACAGGAACAGAAAGACTTTTGGAGTCAACCTGGCTTTATTCCCAAGTCTCACTCTAGACTAGTGGGCACAGATGTCAGATTTGGCCAAGTTCCTTGTAATAATTGGAGCAAGCACTGATGGGTGAGCCCAGCATCACCAGATGGAGGGTTGGACCTGTTAGATGGCTCCGTATCACAACACCCCCTTGCAGAGTCCATATTCGGCTCTCTGTGGAGCCCCTCTGTCTCCTCTGAGGAACTCGGTGTGTGTCGGTCCACCTCTTGCTCCCCTGAGGCAGCTTGACTTTCTCTCTGGCTACCTTTTAGAGCTGTTCTTGGTTTGGGATGGCTTGgctagggtcttgggaactt
Protein-coding regions in this window:
- the Nrbp2 gene encoding nuclear receptor-binding protein 2 isoform X1; this translates as MAAPEPTPRRGREREREDESEDESDILEESPCGRWQKRREQVNQGNMPGIQSTFLAMDTEEGVEVVWNELHFGDRKAFAAHEEKIQTMFEQLALVDHPNIVKLHKYWLDASEARARVIFITEYVSSGSLKQFLKKTKKNHKAMNARAWKRWCTQILSALSFLHACSPPIIHGNLTSDTIFIQHNGLIKIGSVWYRIFSNALPDDLRSPIRAEREELRNLHFFPPEYGEVNDGTAVDIFSFGMCALEMAVLEIQANGDTRVTEEAIARARHSLTDPNMREFILSCLARDPARRPSAHNLLFHRVLFEVHSLKLLAAHCFIQHQYLMPENVVEEKTKAMDLHAVLAEMPQPHGPPMQWRYSEVSFLELDKFLEDVRNGIYPLMNFAAARPLGLPRVLAPPPEEAQKAKTPTPEPFDSETRKVVQMQCNLERSEDKARWHLTLLLVLEDRLHRQLTYDLLPTDSAQDLAAELVHYGFLHEDDRMKLAAFLETTFLKYRGTQA
- the Nrbp2 gene encoding nuclear receptor-binding protein 2 isoform X2, with amino-acid sequence MPGIQSTFLAMDTEEGVEVVWNELHFGDRKAFAAHEEKIQTMFEQLALVDHPNIVKLHKYWLDASEARARVIFITEYVSSGSLKQFLKKTKKNHKAMNARAWKRWCTQILSALSFLHACSPPIIHGNLTSDTIFIQHNGLIKIGSVWYRIFSNALPDDLRSPIRAEREELRNLHFFPPEYGEVNDGTAVDIFSFGMCALEMAVLEIQANGDTRVTEEAIARARHSLTDPNMREFILSCLARDPARRPSAHNLLFHRVLFEVHSLKLLAAHCFIQHQYLMPENVVEEKTKAMDLHAVLAEMPQPHGPPMQWRYSEVSFLELDKFLEDVRNGIYPLMNFAAARPLGLPRVLAPPPEEAQKAKTPTPEPFDSETRKVVQMQCNLERSEDKARWHLTLLLVLEDRLHRQLTYDLLPTDSAQDLAAELVHYGFLHEDDRMKLAAFLETTFLKYRGTQA